The genomic DNA ACTGCTACCTTTTTGGGTTGTTCTTTCACAGGGTTCTTTATTTCAACCTCTTTAGAGACTTCTTTAATAGGCTCTTTTTTAGGTTCTTCTTTCTTTACTGGAGTTCGAACCACCTCTGGCTTTGGTGCCGGTTTTGGTGCTTCTTCTTTAGGCTTTTCAATAACTTTATCTATTATTGGCTTTTCCTCTACTTTAGGTATCTCTTTCACCTCTGGTTTCTCTTCTTTTTTAGAAGTTCCATCGATATCAATCTTACCTACAGTTTTTATTTCTAGCTTTTCTACTTTCGTTCGAAAAACTTCTTTTTTAGCTTCTTCTTCTAAACGTTTCTTTTCTTGCTTGGCCTCTAATTCTAAACGAATTGCTTCCTTTTCTTTTCTTTTTTCTTCCCCAACTTCTTTAGAAGCTACTTTTTTCGATTTATCTGTTTGGAAACCATCAAGCAACACTTGATACTCTGCATCTGAGATTTTTGTAGTAGGACGAGCCTCCACTTCATAACCCTTTTTAGCCAAGTGTTCAATTGCTCTATCTAAAGAAATATTTAATTCTCTTAAAACCTTATTTAGTCTTAATTTTCTAGCTTCAGCCATATATTATTTTTATGCCTTATTACAAAAAACACACTTTATACATTGTATAGTTATGTTCTTCAGTTTGTTGTCAGTATTAAAAATTATCTTGAATGTGCTTGAACTGACATTCCAAACACTATTTCATTATTCTTCAAATTCGTCTTTTAAAATTTGCTGAACATCTATAATCGTTTCCTCTTCTAAATCAGTTCTTTTTACCAATTCAGCTACATTCTGTTCAAGCACACTTTTGGCCGTATCTAAACCAATTTTCTTAAGCTCTTGGATTACCCATGCTTCAATTTCATCAGAGAACTCTGTTAACTCTACATCTTCTTCTTCAATTCCTTCTCTTTGCACATCTATTTCATACCCTGTCAATTGACTAGCTAAACGAATATTAACTCCTCCTCTACCAATTGCTTTAGATACTTCTTCTGGCTTCAAGAAAACATTTACACGTCCTTTTCTTCCGTCTTTCTCTTCTTCATAAGGTTTTATTTCCATTGAGCTTACTTTTGCTGGACTTAAAGCTCTTGCTATAAATAGCTGCTCATTTTTGGTATAATTGATAACATCTATGTTTTCATTTCCTAATTCACGAACAATACCATGGATACGAGACCCTTTTACCCCAACACATGCTCCTACAGGATCAATTCTATCATCATAGGAATCAACAGCTACCTTTGCCTTTTCTCCTGGAATTCTTGCGACCCCTTCAATGGTTATTAACCCATCAAAAACCTCAGGAATTTCTTGTTCAAACAATTTAACTAAAAAGTTTGGTGAGGTTCTTGACAAAATAATAGCAGGTTTATTTCCTCTTAATTCTACTGATTTTATCACCCCTCTCACAGCATCTCCTTTTCTAAAGAAATCAGAACGAATTTGCTCACTTTTTGGCAATACAATTTCATTTCCTTCATCATCTAACAAAATTACTGCATTATGACGAATATGATGTACCTCTGCACTATACAGATCTCCTTCTAACTGCTTAAACTGCTTAAATATATTAGTGCTATCATGCTCATGTATCTTAGATATTAGATTCTGACGCAATGCTAAGATAGCTCTTCTTCCTAAATCTATCAACTTAACTTCTTCAGAAACATCTTCACCTATTTCAAAATCAGGTTCTATCTTTCTTGCTTCTGCTAACTCTATCTCTTCATTATCATCTTCTGAAAAACCATCAGCAACAACCACACGATTTCTCCAAATTTCTAAATCTCCTTTATCTGGATTAATAATAATATCAAAGTTATCATCAGACCCAAACTTACGTTTTAAGGCAGCTCTGAAAACCTCTTCTAAAATAGACATTAACGTAACCCTATCTATACTCTTATTGTCTTTAAAATCTGAAAATGATTCTATTAACTCAATATTTTCCATTTCACTCTCTAGTTAAATATGATTTTCACTTTTGCTTCTTTAATTTCTGTGTACGATAACAATTGTTCTTTTTCTACTGTTACCTTACCTTTCCCTATTGGTTTTGGCTCTCTAGCCTTCCATTTCAACACAATCTCATTTTCATTCACTTCTGCGAGCACCCCTTCAAAAGAGTCGTTCTCTGTTTTAACCTTTAATATCCTTCCCAAATTCTTTTTATATTGTCTTTTCATTACCAAAGAATGAGAGATGTCTGGCGAAGTAACTTCTAAAGAAAAATCTTCCTCTTCTCTATCTAGATTATGCTCTATATTTCTACTAATTCTAATACATTCTTTCAAAGAAACTCCTTCATCTCCATCAACAATAACTTTTATTTTATTATCTGATAAAAAAGACAAATCAATTAAAAATAATGATTCGTTTTCACTCAAGGCTTCTTCTAGTAATTCTTTTACTTTGGACTGGTTCATTGTAGGTATAAAAAGAGGGGACTTTCCGTCCCCTTCATTTTCTTTTACTTTATTTTCAGTGCAAATATAGCAACTTATTCATTAATATACAAATAGGTTATTATTAGTTTTTTCACTATCTTTCAAGAGTTGTATCATATTTTTTAATTTAACCCCTTATAATTATGGAAAAAATACTAGTCCCTGTAGATTTCTCGAAACCATCTGAGTATGCTTCAAAAATCGCTTCAAAGATTGCTAAGAAAGCAAATAGTGAAATTCACTTACTCCACATGATAGAACTCCCTAGTGGAATCATAGACATGGGATCTGGAGCCAACTTCAGTATTCCTCAAAGTATGCTATACATTAGAAAAGTACGTGACCGACTGATCCATTACAAAAGCTTATTTTTTTCAAAAAATAATGATGTAAAACACGCTATACGTTTTCAAAATCCTTATGAAGGAATTCGCGATTACGGCAACAAGATAAATGCCGATTTAATTATCATGGGCTCTAAGGGTCATACAGCCATAGAAGAGATTTTAATTGGTTCTAATACCGAGAAAGTAGTACGAAATTCAGAAAAACCCGTTCTGGTCGCAAAAAGAGATGAAAAGAATTTTAATCCTAAAGATTTAATTTTCGCTTCAAGTTTTGAAGAGGATCAAAAACGAGCTTTTGAAAACTTTTTGGCATTCTCTAGCAAATTTAAAAAGAGTAAAATACACCTATTAAAAATAAACACTCCTCATAAATTTGAAAGTTCTCAATTTTCTAGAAAACGTATAGAGAGTTTTATCAAAGAATATGAGCTCCCTAAATATTCTATAAATGTGTATAATGACGCTTCTGTTGAAGAGGGAATTTTGAATTTTTCTGATGAAATTGATGCGGATATCATTTCTTTAAGCACCCATCAAAGAAGTGGTATATCTCATATTTTTAATGGTAGCGTTAGCAAAAACCTCTCTAAAAAAGCGATTAGACCAATGCTTACTTTTAAAGCTTAGATAAACATACGCTCATAAAACCAACAAATACTTAGGTAGCAGTTTTAAATTGCTACCTTTTATAACTAACATTCTCTCAAAAAATATCAAACCACACTATTAATTTGGACTTTTACAACTGTATATTCATGCATGAATTTTCTAGTATCAACACAAGAGCAATACCTTTTGATTGAAATTCAGTGTTTATTTTATATAAATGCTACTCCATAAAATTAGCACTTTTATGATTCTATTTAATTTTGCATTGAGTAACTTCCCTAAGTAAATCATTATTTTCAGCTTCTTTAAGAATTTACAAAAGCACCTCTTCTTCTTTCTCCTTTTCTACAAGCCTCCTTCTCACTAAAACAATGTATAAATTAACTCTTCAAATCCTTATTATTATTTATAATCCCTTCATCCACCACCAAATTATTTTTTATATCATTTGTAAAGAGTTTAATATAACATCGTCTAAGAACACATATAAAACGAAATACTAATGAAAAATTTATTAACATTTACCTTTGCTTTATTTTTTTTAGCAGCTATACAAGCGCAAACGGAAACATTTGACACTTTATTAAAAACAAATGTTACCAATAGTGGAAATGTAAACTACAAAGGAATAAAAAAAGAGGAAGCTAAATTAGACAACTATCTAGCTTATCTAGCAAAAACAACTCCTGATAAAAGCTGGTCAAAAAACAAAACAAAAGCTTTTTGGATAAACGCTTATAATGCATATACTATTAAATTAATTATAGATAACTACCCTATTAAAAGCATTCTAAAAATAAAAAAGAAAGGAAAAGACGCTTGGAATATTCCTTTTGCTAAAGTGGGTGGTAAAAACTATACATTAAACCATATTGAACACGAAATTCTTCGTAAAGAGTTCAGTGACCCTAGAATTCATGTAGGAGTAAATTGCGCCTCTATTTCTTGTCCAAAATTAGGAAACTTTGCTTATACTGAAAGTAATATCAATACGAAATTAGAAGCATTGATGAAAACATTTATCAACGACACCAGTAGAAATAAAATTTCAGAAAACAAATTACAACTTTCTAAAATCTTTGAATGGTTTAAAGGTGATTTTACAAAAACAGGTTCTTTAGTTGCCTATTTAAACAAATATGCTAATACTAAAATAGCCTCTAAACCTAAAATCAGGTTTTTAGAATACAATTGGAATTTAAACGGAAAATAGTACCTTTATTTTTTATTTGAAACAAAAAATAACATGTCAAAAACGTATTATGATCCTGCCGATTTACGCAAATTCGGAAAAATAACAACATGGAATGAAGAACTTGGAAACAAGTTCTTTGATTATTATGGAAAAGTTTTCGAAGAAGGCGCTTTAACAGCAAGAGAAAAATCTCTAATTGCATTAGCTGTTGCACATACTGAACAATGCCCTTATTGTATAGATGCTTATACAAAAGATGGGTTACAACGCGGAATCACTAAAGAAGAAATGATGGAAGCCATTCATGTTGGCGCTGCTATTAAAAGCGGTGCTACTTTAGTTCACGGAGTCCAAATGATGAACAAAGTGAACAAACTAGAAATGTAAAAAACTAATATTAAACTTATAGTAAGCAGCAAATAAGTTAGATGTCATAATGCTATTTACTATAAGTTTTACACGTACTAAATGAAAAAATCACTTTTAGCAAGGAATAACGATTTAGCAAATACACAACGTCAGCTAGAAATTTTATCGAGTGGAATTTTTGCCAACGGTGAACTACCTACATTCGCTGATAAAATAAAAGAAACAAATCAATTTCCTCTTCGTCCTAAAAAATTAGAAATTTTACAAATTAACCTAGGTTATATGTGCAATCAAGTTTGCGCACACTGCCATGTTGATGCTGGACCCGATCGAAAAGAAATCATGACCACTGAAACCATGCAACAATGCTTGGAGGTTATTAAAAATACAGGAGCTCATACTTTAGATCTAACAGGAG from Tenacibaculum maritimum NCIMB 2154 includes the following:
- the nusA gene encoding transcription termination factor NusA, whose amino-acid sequence is MENIELIESFSDFKDNKSIDRVTLMSILEEVFRAALKRKFGSDDNFDIIINPDKGDLEIWRNRVVVADGFSEDDNEEIELAEARKIEPDFEIGEDVSEEVKLIDLGRRAILALRQNLISKIHEHDSTNIFKQFKQLEGDLYSAEVHHIRHNAVILLDDEGNEIVLPKSEQIRSDFFRKGDAVRGVIKSVELRGNKPAIILSRTSPNFLVKLFEQEIPEVFDGLITIEGVARIPGEKAKVAVDSYDDRIDPVGACVGVKGSRIHGIVRELGNENIDVINYTKNEQLFIARALSPAKVSSMEIKPYEEEKDGRKGRVNVFLKPEEVSKAIGRGGVNIRLASQLTGYEIDVQREGIEEEDVELTEFSDEIEAWVIQELKKIGLDTAKSVLEQNVAELVKRTDLEEETIIDVQQILKDEFEE
- the rimP gene encoding ribosome assembly cofactor RimP, which codes for MNQSKVKELLEEALSENESLFLIDLSFLSDNKIKVIVDGDEGVSLKECIRISRNIEHNLDREEEDFSLEVTSPDISHSLVMKRQYKKNLGRILKVKTENDSFEGVLAEVNENEIVLKWKAREPKPIGKGKVTVEKEQLLSYTEIKEAKVKIIFN
- a CDS encoding universal stress protein produces the protein MEKILVPVDFSKPSEYASKIASKIAKKANSEIHLLHMIELPSGIIDMGSGANFSIPQSMLYIRKVRDRLIHYKSLFFSKNNDVKHAIRFQNPYEGIRDYGNKINADLIIMGSKGHTAIEEILIGSNTEKVVRNSEKPVLVAKRDEKNFNPKDLIFASSFEEDQKRAFENFLAFSSKFKKSKIHLLKINTPHKFESSQFSRKRIESFIKEYELPKYSINVYNDASVEEGILNFSDEIDADIISLSTHQRSGISHIFNGSVSKNLSKKAIRPMLTFKA
- a CDS encoding DUF547 domain-containing protein is translated as MKNLLTFTFALFFLAAIQAQTETFDTLLKTNVTNSGNVNYKGIKKEEAKLDNYLAYLAKTTPDKSWSKNKTKAFWINAYNAYTIKLIIDNYPIKSILKIKKKGKDAWNIPFAKVGGKNYTLNHIEHEILRKEFSDPRIHVGVNCASISCPKLGNFAYTESNINTKLEALMKTFINDTSRNKISENKLQLSKIFEWFKGDFTKTGSLVAYLNKYANTKIASKPKIRFLEYNWNLNGK
- a CDS encoding arsenosugar biosynthesis-associated peroxidase-like protein, translated to MSKTYYDPADLRKFGKITTWNEELGNKFFDYYGKVFEEGALTAREKSLIALAVAHTEQCPYCIDAYTKDGLQRGITKEEMMEAIHVGAAIKSGATLVHGVQMMNKVNKLEM